One Chryseobacterium sp. StRB126 genomic region harbors:
- a CDS encoding TonB-dependent siderophore receptor, giving the protein MKNVLICASALGTLMVSAQKKDSLTTKNIDEVVINTYVKKDSDYSNKMPLKAIEDPQVYSSIDKGVLENQLLFTIDDAFRNVAGAQKMWSATNRSGDGGIYLNLRGFVAGNSIRNGMVAPITTSMDAINVERIEVLKGPSATLFGSNVTSYGGVVNRITKKPYETFGGAISLAGGSYNYYRVQADVNAPLTDDKKLLFRLNTAYTNQGTFQRTHAKNSFYAFTPSITYRPTDNLEINAELEMFETNSYPETAFFFYYPSSQLGADNMDKMEKLGYNYKQSYIGEGLKTVGKARNFFGQVNYKINEHIKSSTNISTAYSYSDGFSPYFYFAPNPTNSSEVGIARADQSTKDSKRTYFQLQQNFNFDFNIGSIRNRTVAGFDYLRLNDNQYFMFTNFDWVPFTGTDYSNMNGQTVGAMYDHLRNESDFEKNNTYISTGKKDVYSGYISNVITPVAGLNILTSLRYESVDFKGGQTGQNVTAAYTQGAWSPKLGIVYQIVQDKVSVFGNYQNSFTSNGYYVSDANSNVTLSDPERANQFEGGFKASLIKGRISTTLSYYNIKVKNTLLNVGYTDQGRAIQRQAGSLTSQGIELEANAYLIKGFSVIAGVSYNDMKYTEADETVIGRRPATASSPWLVNFNASYQFLDGKLKGLGFGVGGNYASDNKIVNSTTMGTFILPKYLVLNANAFYDTKKFRIGVKVDNFTNEKYWSGYTTANAQALANVLGSFTYKF; this is encoded by the coding sequence ATGAAAAATGTACTGATCTGTGCTTCTGCACTGGGGACATTGATGGTTTCTGCCCAAAAAAAAGATTCATTAACCACAAAAAACATAGATGAAGTAGTTATCAATACATATGTCAAGAAAGACAGTGATTATTCCAACAAAATGCCCCTTAAGGCCATAGAGGATCCACAGGTGTACTCTTCTATTGACAAAGGAGTTTTAGAAAACCAACTGCTATTCACCATAGATGATGCCTTCAGGAATGTGGCAGGTGCACAAAAAATGTGGAGCGCAACCAACAGATCCGGAGACGGAGGAATTTATCTTAACCTGAGAGGTTTTGTAGCAGGAAACTCTATCAGAAACGGTATGGTAGCTCCTATTACCACTTCCATGGATGCTATTAATGTTGAAAGAATTGAAGTTTTAAAAGGGCCTTCTGCAACGTTATTTGGAAGTAATGTAACCTCTTATGGCGGAGTTGTCAACAGAATTACAAAAAAGCCTTATGAAACATTCGGAGGAGCAATATCTCTGGCAGGAGGAAGTTACAACTACTACAGGGTGCAGGCGGATGTAAATGCACCGCTGACCGATGATAAGAAGTTATTATTCAGATTAAATACGGCTTATACAAACCAGGGCACTTTCCAGAGAACCCATGCAAAGAATTCATTCTATGCATTTACACCTTCCATCACTTACCGTCCTACAGATAATTTAGAGATTAATGCGGAACTGGAAATGTTTGAAACCAATTCATATCCTGAAACTGCATTTTTCTTTTATTATCCTAGCTCACAACTTGGTGCAGACAACATGGACAAAATGGAGAAACTTGGTTATAACTATAAACAGTCTTATATCGGGGAAGGTCTTAAAACTGTGGGTAAGGCAAGAAATTTCTTTGGGCAGGTTAACTATAAGATCAATGAGCATATTAAATCCTCCACTAATATAAGTACTGCTTATTCTTACTCAGATGGATTTAGCCCATATTTTTATTTTGCCCCCAATCCTACAAATAGTTCTGAAGTTGGAATAGCAAGAGCCGACCAGTCAACCAAAGACAGCAAAAGAACTTATTTCCAGCTTCAGCAGAATTTTAATTTTGATTTCAATATCGGAAGTATAAGAAACAGAACAGTAGCAGGTTTTGATTATTTGAGATTGAATGACAACCAATACTTTATGTTTACCAATTTTGACTGGGTGCCTTTTACGGGTACAGACTATTCTAATATGAATGGCCAGACAGTGGGAGCAATGTATGATCATCTGAGAAACGAGTCTGATTTTGAAAAAAATAACACATATATCAGTACAGGAAAAAAAGATGTTTACAGTGGATATATTTCCAATGTAATCACTCCTGTAGCAGGACTTAATATCCTTACCTCTTTGCGATACGAAAGTGTAGACTTTAAAGGAGGTCAAACGGGACAAAATGTAACGGCAGCATATACCCAGGGAGCATGGTCTCCGAAACTGGGAATTGTTTATCAGATTGTTCAGGATAAAGTATCTGTATTTGGAAATTATCAAAATAGTTTCACAAGCAATGGATATTATGTTTCCGACGCCAATTCTAATGTAACCCTTTCTGATCCTGAACGAGCTAATCAGTTTGAAGGTGGATTCAAAGCCAGTCTCATCAAAGGAAGAATCAGTACAACATTAAGCTATTACAATATCAAAGTAAAAAATACACTTCTGAATGTCGGATATACTGATCAAGGGAGAGCAATTCAAAGACAGGCAGGCTCACTAACGAGTCAAGGGATTGAATTGGAAGCAAATGCTTATCTGATCAAAGGATTCTCTGTAATTGCCGGTGTAAGCTATAATGATATGAAATATACGGAAGCGGATGAAACTGTAATCGGAAGAAGGCCTGCTACAGCCTCTTCTCCGTGGTTGGTTAATTTCAACGCGAGCTATCAGTTCCTTGACGGAAAATTAAAAGGCCTTGGATTTGGCGTGGGAGGAAATTATGCCAGCGATAACAAGATTGTTAACTCAACAACAATGGGAACGTTTATTCTTCCAAAATATCTGGTGCTGAATGCTAATGCCTTTTATGATACAAAAAAATTCAGAATTGGGGTAAAAGTAGACAATTTCACAAACGAAAAATACTGGAGCGGATATACAACAGCCAATGCACAGGCTCTTGCGAACGTATTAGGAAGCTTCACTTATAAATTTTAA
- a CDS encoding TonB-dependent receptor, which yields MRKALLSTAYLGTVIVFAQKNDSLNTQKVEEVVMTASRKKENIKEVPSSITIVGEKQIQSQLTVNSDITSILQYTVPSLGTNSGQTSNTGQTLRGRQVLVLIDGIPQSTPLRNGARDLRVIDPSAIERVEVIKGASSIYGNGADGGIINYITKRNKANKNISGISQIGFTGQRSGGTLGIRASQLLSGKINKFDYTLSLAYERTGYMKDAHKVYLSPTYSTAKMDNYNGMLKLGYDINENQRIEASYIGYSSRSDLNLGLNTGIYGTRPTIGEGQGKGLETTPQGTPRNHNIRLSYDNKNLFAGTALNVNLYYQDFKTVYGYSDTFFNGGQSNVLSKKAGARFNLDTQLWNTQNSQAEVIYGADILNDETVQKLEDGRFWTPNMNMTNIAPFLLAKIDLFKKLTIKGGLRYENIKVNVDDFNTLSVIKNNGTFTPSIPVAGGKLSYNALVGNIGLRYNIEPFINLFGSFSQAYSINELGRILRTSTSETIKNLETKPIIVNNYELGATGQVSSWMNYELTSYVSTSKLGATFVQSADRALTIKRAPEIIYGVEGFLHFTPVKWLQFGGSYSWMEGISSPDDNENYSAKINNSRISAPKVLAYVQIKPVPEFFLGVDMLHSFQQDRFQPGANKQYTYGEGFVPDYTVFNLKLGSEINTNWKLSIGVENLFNKLYQPSIAWWSARDSEFVNAPGTRGTLILEYKF from the coding sequence ATGAGAAAAGCGCTTTTATCAACCGCATATCTGGGAACAGTAATTGTTTTTGCCCAGAAGAATGATTCTTTAAACACTCAAAAAGTTGAGGAGGTTGTTATGACCGCTTCCAGAAAAAAAGAAAATATTAAGGAGGTACCAAGTTCTATAACTATTGTGGGGGAAAAGCAGATTCAGTCTCAATTGACTGTCAATTCAGACATTACAAGCATATTACAATACACGGTACCGAGCTTAGGAACCAATTCCGGACAAACTTCCAATACAGGGCAAACCTTGAGGGGACGTCAGGTGCTTGTTTTAATAGATGGGATTCCTCAATCTACTCCCCTACGAAACGGAGCAAGAGATCTAAGGGTAATTGATCCATCAGCTATTGAAAGAGTTGAAGTCATAAAAGGAGCTTCTTCTATTTATGGAAATGGTGCAGACGGAGGAATTATCAATTATATTACGAAAAGAAATAAAGCCAATAAAAATATTTCCGGGATTTCACAGATTGGTTTCACAGGACAGCGGTCAGGGGGAACTCTTGGTATAAGAGCCAGCCAGCTTTTATCCGGAAAGATCAATAAGTTTGATTATACCCTTTCCTTAGCCTACGAAAGAACAGGATATATGAAAGATGCCCATAAAGTCTATTTAAGCCCTACCTACAGTACTGCAAAAATGGATAACTACAACGGAATGTTAAAGTTAGGCTATGACATTAATGAAAATCAAAGGATTGAAGCTTCTTACATCGGATATTCTTCAAGGTCAGATCTTAATCTTGGATTAAATACTGGCATATATGGCACTAGACCTACTATTGGTGAAGGGCAGGGAAAAGGTTTAGAAACCACACCACAAGGAACACCAAGAAACCACAATATCAGACTAAGCTATGATAATAAAAATCTGTTCGCCGGAACTGCATTAAATGTGAATCTTTATTATCAGGATTTTAAAACAGTTTACGGATATAGTGATACATTTTTCAATGGTGGACAGTCTAATGTTCTTTCCAAAAAAGCAGGGGCAAGATTCAATTTAGATACCCAGCTTTGGAATACTCAAAACTCTCAGGCAGAAGTTATCTATGGAGCTGATATCCTGAATGATGAAACAGTACAGAAACTGGAAGATGGCCGTTTCTGGACACCCAATATGAATATGACCAATATTGCCCCTTTCTTATTGGCCAAAATTGATCTGTTCAAAAAGTTAACCATCAAAGGAGGCCTTCGATATGAAAATATCAAAGTAAATGTAGATGATTTCAATACGCTTTCTGTTATTAAAAACAATGGGACATTTACCCCAAGTATTCCGGTAGCAGGAGGAAAATTAAGCTATAATGCACTCGTAGGAAATATTGGACTACGTTACAATATTGAGCCATTTATCAATCTTTTTGGAAGCTTTTCACAGGCCTACTCTATCAACGAACTGGGAAGAATCCTAAGAACCTCAACCTCTGAAACCATTAAAAACCTTGAAACAAAGCCCATCATCGTAAACAATTACGAATTAGGAGCTACAGGACAGGTTTCCAGTTGGATGAACTATGAATTAACCTCTTATGTAAGTACTTCAAAACTAGGGGCTACCTTTGTTCAGAGTGCAGACAGAGCTTTAACCATCAAAAGAGCACCTGAAATTATCTATGGTGTAGAAGGGTTTTTACATTTTACTCCTGTTAAATGGCTTCAGTTTGGAGGAAGTTATAGCTGGATGGAAGGAATCTCTTCTCCGGATGATAACGAAAATTACTCCGCTAAAATCAATAACAGCAGAATCTCTGCTCCTAAAGTTCTTGCCTATGTTCAGATAAAGCCTGTTCCGGAATTTTTCCTTGGCGTGGACATGCTTCACTCTTTTCAGCAAGACAGATTTCAGCCTGGAGCTAATAAGCAATATACCTATGGAGAGGGGTTTGTTCCTGATTACACAGTTTTTAATCTAAAACTAGGAAGTGAGATCAATACAAACTGGAAACTGTCAATAGGAGTTGAAAACTTATTCAACAAACTATATCAGCCATCTATCGCATGGTGGTCAGCAAGAGACAGTGAATTTGTTAATGCTCCGGGAACAAGAGGAACCCTTATTCTTGAATACAAATTTTAA
- a CDS encoding DUF2795 domain-containing protein, whose amino-acid sequence MYWTLELASYLSDAPWPMTKAELIDYAIRTGAPMEVVENLQAIEDEGEIYESIEEVWSDYPTDEDFLWNEDEY is encoded by the coding sequence ATGTACTGGACATTAGAATTAGCTTCATATCTAAGTGACGCACCTTGGCCAATGACAAAAGCAGAGCTTATTGACTACGCAATCAGAACTGGTGCACCTATGGAAGTAGTTGAAAACCTTCAGGCAATTGAAGATGAAGGGGAAATTTATGAGTCTATTGAGGAGGTTTGGAGCGATTATCCAACAGACGAAGACTTCCTTTGGAACGAGGACGAATATTAA
- a CDS encoding PepSY-associated TM helix domain-containing protein, with product MKKNHHHKKKPGFFKKWSAKLHLWFGLGIGFLIFIISITGALYVFKDEVENYTRKDVIYHHEQNIEQKQVLPIRVMEKAVAEQVKEKYPIHWVNIPMDKKMSYMFFWYEHNTNAWNYFDEFPIYKQAYVNPYTGKVLRVYDEKNGFFNIVKMIHWSYLLKQDWGTYVVGIPVIIFIIMLITGIVLWWPKNKAARKQRFSFKWKSIKSWKRKNYDLHNVLGFYASIFALIFSITGLFYAFFVVQAMIYVIFSGGETVYPDFSHIKTKAPIEMRTETTLDKIINTVKEKYPESYGFAIDLGHEHMDDHEHPNFEVYVKHLTYSYHKSSSLIFDENSGDLLHTHDPKDKNFGEKVVSANYDIHVGAILGLPTKIIAFIVSLICASLPVTGFMIWWGRRKKKPLKTV from the coding sequence ATGAAGAAAAATCATCATCACAAAAAAAAGCCGGGATTCTTTAAAAAGTGGTCAGCAAAGCTTCACCTATGGTTTGGGCTGGGAATTGGCTTTTTAATCTTTATTATCTCTATTACCGGGGCACTATATGTTTTTAAGGATGAAGTGGAAAATTATACCCGAAAGGATGTAATCTACCATCATGAGCAAAATATTGAGCAGAAACAGGTTCTTCCTATCCGCGTGATGGAGAAGGCTGTTGCAGAACAGGTAAAAGAAAAATATCCAATCCACTGGGTTAATATTCCGATGGATAAGAAAATGTCCTATATGTTCTTCTGGTATGAGCATAATACGAATGCATGGAATTATTTTGATGAGTTTCCCATCTATAAGCAGGCCTATGTAAACCCTTATACAGGAAAGGTTCTGAGAGTGTATGATGAAAAGAACGGATTCTTCAATATTGTAAAAATGATCCATTGGAGCTACCTTCTGAAGCAGGATTGGGGAACTTATGTGGTAGGAATTCCGGTGATTATTTTTATCATCATGCTGATTACCGGAATTGTTTTATGGTGGCCTAAGAATAAGGCGGCAAGAAAACAGCGTTTCTCATTCAAATGGAAGAGTATCAAGAGTTGGAAAAGAAAGAACTATGACCTTCACAATGTATTAGGATTCTATGCTTCAATCTTTGCCCTTATCTTCTCGATAACAGGTTTGTTTTATGCATTCTTTGTAGTTCAGGCGATGATTTATGTAATCTTTTCCGGAGGAGAAACCGTATATCCTGATTTCTCACATATTAAAACAAAAGCTCCCATAGAAATGAGAACCGAAACCACCCTGGATAAGATCATCAATACCGTTAAAGAAAAATATCCCGAGTCTTATGGTTTTGCTATAGATCTTGGCCATGAACATATGGATGACCATGAGCATCCTAATTTTGAGGTATATGTAAAACATCTTACTTACTCCTATCACAAAAGCAGCAGCCTTATTTTTGATGAAAATTCAGGAGATTTGCTCCACACCCATGATCCAAAAGATAAAAACTTTGGAGAAAAAGTGGTAAGTGCGAATTATGATATCCACGTGGGAGCTATTCTAGGCCTTCCTACAAAGATTATTGCTTTTATTGTAAGTCTTATCTGCGCTTCTCTTCCGGTAACAGGATTTATGATCTGGTGGGGACGAAGAAAGAAAAAACCGTTAAAAACAGTTTAA
- a CDS encoding PepSY-associated TM helix domain-containing protein, protein MKRKHHHKKKISSTKKWSAKLHLWFGLSVGIIVFIVSLTGTLYVFKDEVQNILRKDVIYVKHETSAQKPLPINILREKVSLELNEKYPITSVEISLNKGKSYRFLYYEKNKKGWNYFQEVLINKQIYVNQYTGEILAVYNEKYDFFNILKYIHWGLLLNSDWGKYVVGIPTVLFIFMLITGIILWWPKNKNARKGRFWFNWENVKTWKRKNYDLHNVLGFYASFIALLMSITGIYFAYPYVKNVFNYTLSGSPDLAKEKQIKSPDSLMAKRSDIFDMTALQTEKLYAGASSYRISLNGKNKKGKELKNLPFTIYGQEGRFSERSMLTFDKYSGKLLTNKPHQQLSNAEKYANANYDIHTGSYFGLFGKIIWFIAGLICTSLPVTGFLIWWGKRKKQGKKI, encoded by the coding sequence ATGAAAAGAAAGCATCACCATAAAAAGAAAATTTCTTCAACAAAGAAATGGTCTGCCAAACTGCATTTGTGGTTTGGTTTGTCTGTTGGTATCATTGTATTCATAGTCTCTCTTACAGGGACTTTATATGTTTTTAAGGATGAAGTACAGAATATACTCCGTAAGGACGTTATTTATGTAAAACATGAAACCTCAGCCCAAAAACCATTGCCTATTAACATTCTTCGGGAAAAAGTAAGTTTGGAGCTTAATGAAAAATACCCAATCACCTCTGTTGAAATATCTCTAAACAAAGGAAAATCTTACCGTTTTTTATATTACGAAAAGAATAAAAAGGGCTGGAATTACTTTCAGGAAGTTCTTATCAACAAACAGATTTATGTAAACCAATACACAGGAGAAATTCTGGCCGTTTATAACGAAAAATACGATTTCTTCAATATTTTAAAGTATATCCACTGGGGGTTGCTTTTGAACTCAGACTGGGGAAAATATGTGGTAGGTATTCCCACTGTTCTTTTCATCTTCATGCTGATTACAGGAATTATCTTATGGTGGCCAAAAAATAAGAATGCAAGAAAAGGCCGTTTCTGGTTCAACTGGGAGAATGTAAAAACATGGAAGCGTAAAAACTATGACCTTCATAACGTATTGGGGTTTTATGCCTCTTTCATTGCACTGTTAATGAGCATAACGGGGATCTATTTTGCTTATCCTTACGTTAAAAATGTATTCAATTACACGTTATCTGGCTCCCCTGATCTTGCCAAAGAAAAACAGATCAAATCTCCAGATTCATTGATGGCAAAGAGGTCTGATATCTTCGATATGACTGCTTTACAAACTGAAAAACTGTATGCCGGTGCCTCCAGCTACAGGATTTCACTCAATGGAAAAAACAAGAAAGGGAAAGAGCTTAAAAACCTTCCCTTCACGATCTATGGACAGGAAGGAAGATTCAGTGAAAGAAGCATGCTGACATTTGATAAATATTCCGGAAAACTGCTAACCAACAAACCTCATCAACAACTGAGCAATGCCGAGAAATATGCCAATGCCAATTATGATATCCATACAGGATCCTATTTTGGATTGTTTGGAAAAATCATCTGGTTTATTGCCGGTCTTATATGTACCTCACTTCCCGTTACCGGATTTCTGATCTGGTGGGGAAAAAGAAAGAAACAAGGAAAGAAAATATAA
- the secA gene encoding preprotein translocase subunit SecA: MSFLNKVLKGFLGDKKAQDLKEVKKVVTKIKAVEPNIQQLSDDGLRQKTAEFKANIKNATSKITAQIEQIKEQIKNSTNVDEKEALFSNIESLKKESYEIEEKVLVQVLPEAFALIKETARRWAQNGEIRVTASDWDRELAAAGKDFVSIQGDQAVWKNSWDAAGTPVVWDMVHYDVQFIGGIILHSGKIAEMATGEGKTLVGTLPIYLNSLPERGVHVVTVNDYLAKRDSAWMGPLYQFHGMSIDCIDNHQPNSDGRRKAYNSDITYGTNNEFGFDYLRDNMVTSPSELVQRELNFAIVDEVDSVLVDDARTPLIISGPVPQGDRQEFDVLKPSIDRIVEVQKKTVSVIFNEAKKLIAAGKTKEGGFKLLQAYRGLPKNRQLIKFLSESGNRALLQKTEAQYMQDNNRDMPIVDKDLYFVIEEKNNQVDLTDKGVEYMSQGNSDSNFFVLPDIGTEIAEVEAKNLSKEEEFEAKERLFSDFAEKSERVHTMSQLLKAYTLFEKDDEYVVIDGEVKIVDEQTGRIMEGRRYSDGLHQAIEAKENVKIEAATQTFATITLQNYFRMYNKLAGMTGTAETEAGELWEIYKLDVVVIPTNRVILRNDKQDLVFKTNREKYNAVIEEIEKLTAEKRPVLVGTTSVEISQLLSKALQLRKIPHQVLNAKLHKKEAEIVAGAGQPGVVTIATNMAGRGTDIKLSKEVKEAGGLAIIGTERHDSRRVDRQLRGRAGRQGDPGSSQFYVSLEDNLMRLFGSERIAKMMDRMGHKEGEVIQHSMISKSIERAQKKVEENNFGTRKRLLEYDDVMNKQRDVIYKRRKNALFGDHLKYDITNMIFDVANSIVAKGKATGSYKDFEYEIIKTFTMESPVSQNDFNNKNIQDLTNILFKAAQEDYQMKLNLLKEKSFPIIENVYQNQGSMFKMIQVPFTDGHKTMTIVADLKEAYDTQCESLINDFEKNITLSIIDENWKLHLREMDDLRRSSQGAVYEQKDPLVIYKQESFHLFSEMMEKLNKEIISFLYKGEIPA; this comes from the coding sequence ATGAGTTTTTTAAACAAAGTTCTTAAAGGGTTTTTGGGAGACAAAAAAGCGCAGGACCTAAAAGAAGTAAAAAAAGTTGTAACAAAAATCAAGGCTGTAGAACCTAACATCCAACAATTGTCGGATGATGGACTGAGACAAAAAACTGCTGAGTTTAAAGCAAATATTAAAAATGCTACCAGCAAGATCACAGCTCAGATAGAACAGATTAAAGAGCAAATAAAAAACTCAACAAATGTTGATGAGAAAGAAGCTCTTTTCTCAAATATTGAGTCTCTAAAGAAAGAATCTTACGAAATTGAAGAGAAAGTCCTGGTTCAGGTTCTTCCAGAAGCTTTTGCATTGATCAAAGAAACCGCAAGAAGATGGGCACAGAATGGAGAAATTCGTGTAACAGCAAGTGACTGGGATAGGGAACTGGCTGCTGCAGGAAAAGATTTCGTTAGCATTCAGGGAGACCAAGCTGTTTGGAAAAACTCATGGGACGCTGCCGGAACTCCAGTAGTTTGGGATATGGTCCACTATGATGTTCAGTTTATCGGAGGTATTATTCTTCACAGTGGTAAAATTGCTGAGATGGCAACCGGTGAAGGTAAAACTTTGGTAGGAACATTACCTATTTACTTAAATTCGCTTCCGGAAAGAGGGGTTCACGTTGTAACGGTGAATGACTACCTTGCCAAAAGGGACTCCGCTTGGATGGGACCTCTTTATCAGTTCCACGGAATGTCTATCGACTGTATCGATAACCACCAGCCGAACTCAGACGGAAGAAGAAAAGCATACAATTCAGATATTACTTACGGAACGAACAACGAATTCGGTTTCGATTATCTGAGAGATAACATGGTGACTTCACCTTCAGAACTGGTGCAAAGAGAATTGAACTTTGCCATCGTGGATGAGGTAGACTCCGTTTTGGTAGATGATGCAAGAACACCTTTGATTATTTCTGGTCCGGTTCCTCAGGGAGACAGACAGGAATTTGACGTTCTTAAGCCTTCTATCGACAGAATCGTTGAAGTTCAGAAGAAAACAGTTTCTGTAATCTTCAATGAAGCGAAAAAACTAATCGCGGCAGGAAAAACTAAAGAAGGAGGATTCAAATTGCTTCAGGCATACAGAGGTCTTCCTAAAAACAGACAATTAATCAAATTCTTATCGGAAAGCGGAAACAGAGCATTACTTCAGAAAACTGAGGCTCAATACATGCAGGATAACAACCGTGATATGCCGATTGTAGATAAAGACCTTTACTTCGTTATTGAAGAAAAAAACAATCAGGTAGATCTTACAGACAAAGGTGTTGAATACATGTCTCAGGGGAACTCTGATTCTAACTTCTTCGTTCTTCCGGATATCGGAACTGAAATTGCTGAAGTAGAGGCTAAAAACTTATCTAAAGAAGAAGAATTCGAAGCTAAAGAAAGGCTTTTCAGTGATTTTGCTGAAAAATCTGAAAGAGTTCACACCATGAGCCAGCTATTGAAAGCCTATACATTGTTTGAGAAAGATGATGAGTATGTAGTAATTGATGGCGAGGTAAAAATTGTTGATGAGCAGACAGGGCGTATCATGGAAGGAAGACGTTATTCTGACGGTCTTCACCAGGCGATCGAAGCTAAAGAAAATGTAAAAATTGAGGCTGCTACTCAAACTTTTGCAACAATTACGCTTCAGAACTATTTCCGTATGTACAACAAACTTGCGGGAATGACTGGTACTGCTGAAACAGAGGCTGGTGAGCTTTGGGAAATCTACAAATTAGATGTTGTGGTTATTCCAACCAACCGTGTGATTTTAAGAAATGACAAACAGGATTTAGTTTTCAAAACTAACAGAGAAAAATATAACGCTGTAATTGAAGAAATTGAAAAATTAACGGCAGAGAAAAGACCTGTACTTGTAGGGACAACTTCTGTTGAAATTTCTCAGTTGCTTTCGAAAGCACTTCAGTTAAGAAAAATTCCACACCAGGTATTGAACGCGAAGCTTCACAAGAAAGAAGCTGAAATTGTTGCTGGAGCAGGACAGCCGGGAGTTGTAACCATTGCAACAAACATGGCAGGTCGTGGTACGGATATTAAACTTTCTAAAGAAGTAAAGGAAGCTGGAGGTTTAGCGATTATCGGTACAGAAAGACACGATTCAAGACGTGTTGACAGACAGTTAAGAGGTAGAGCTGGTCGTCAGGGAGATCCGGGAAGTTCTCAGTTCTATGTATCTCTTGAAGATAATTTGATGCGTCTATTCGGTTCTGAAAGAATCGCTAAAATGATGGACAGAATGGGTCATAAAGAGGGTGAGGTTATTCAGCACTCTATGATTAGTAAGTCTATCGAAAGAGCTCAGAAAAAAGTAGAAGAGAATAACTTCGGAACAAGAAAGAGACTTCTTGAGTATGATGACGTAATGAACAAACAACGTGACGTGATCTATAAGAGAAGAAAGAATGCTCTATTCGGCGATCACTTGAAATATGATATCACAAACATGATTTTTGATGTAGCCAACTCTATCGTTGCGAAAGGGAAAGCTACAGGAAGTTATAAGGATTTTGAATACGAAATCATTAAAACATTTACAATGGAATCTCCGGTTTCACAAAATGATTTTAATAATAAAAACATTCAGGATCTAACGAATATCTTATTCAAAGCAGCTCAGGAAGACTATCAGATGAAACTGAACTTATTGAAGGAGAAATCATTCCCAATCATTGAGAATGTTTATCAAAACCAAGGTTCAATGTTTAAAATGATCCAGGTTCCTTTCACAGACGGGCATAAAACAATGACAATTGTAGCTGATCTTAAAGAGGCTTATGATACTCAGTGTGAAAGCCTAATCAATGATTTTGAAAAGAACATCACTTTATCCATCATTGATGAAAACTGGAAGCTTCACCTTCGTGAGATGGACGACTTAAGAAGATCTTCTCAGGGAGCTGTTTATGAGCAGAAAGATCCGCTTGTCATTTACAAACAAGAATCTTTCCACTTATTCAGTGAAATGATGGAGAAATTAAACAAAGAAATAATTTCTTTCTTATACAAAGGAGAAATTCCTGCATAA